The window CCGCGGGCCCGGCGCACGACGTCCTCGTAGGCGCTCCAGAACTCCGCGAAGTTCTTGGTCTCGCACTCCTTGACCGCCGGGACCATGAGCTGGCGGGTGCCGTCGGGCTTGGGCAGGTCGATGGCGATGCCCAGGTTCACGTGCGCCGGCTGCAGGACGGCGGGCTTGCCCTTGGCGTCGGTCGTGTACGCCGCGTTCATCGACGGCATCGCCGCCAGCGCCTCGACGAGCGCGAAGCCGATGAGGTGGGTGAAGGAGACCTTGCCGCCGCGGGCGCGCTTGAGGTGGTTGTTGATGACGATGCGGTTGTCGACCAGCAGCTTGGCCGGGACCGCGCGCACGCTCGTGGCCGTGGGGACCTCGAGGGACTCCTCCATGTTCGTCACCACGCGGGCGGCGGGACCGCGCAGGGGGGAGACGAGGTCCTGCGCCGCGGGGGCCGGCTGCGCGGGCGCCCCGGCAGCGGGCTTCTCGGCGGGCTTCTCGGCGGCCTTCTCCACGGGCTTCACGGGGGACTTCTCGGCGGGGGCGGCGGATCGCGCCGCCGGGGCCGGGGCCGGGGCCGGGGTCGGAGCGGGGGCCGGCGGGGCCGTGCGGGGCTTGGCGGTCGCCGGCGCCCCGGCGGGAGCCGCGCCGTTGGCGGACCCGTTGGCGGACCCGTTGCCCGAGCCGTTGCTCGAACCGTTGCCGCCCGTGCTCTGGGTCGTCCCGGCCGGGCTGTCGGCCGGGGAGTAGTCCTCGAAGAAGTCCCACCACGCCTTGTCGACGGAATCCTTGTCGGTCTTGTACTGCTCGTACAGCTCGTCGACGAGCCACTCGTTCGGGCCGAAGGTGGCGGCGATCTTGTCCTCGTGGTGCGAGGGCTGCTGAGGCACGGCGGTGTCGCCTTCTTCCTCGTTCGTTTGTTCCGACTGCGGGCGCCCGTCCACCCTATCCCGGTGTGGTATGCGCCCGCCCGCCGCCCTGGGAACGGGACTACCCGCGCCCCTGCGCGTGCGCGGCCGCGTCCGTCACGGCGTTCGTCACGGTGGGTGCCTCGCCCGTGACCCTCGGCAGGTGGACGTCGATGCGGCAGCCACCCTCCTCCGGCGTCGGCGCCACCCGGATCGTCCCCCCGTGCAGCTGCACGGCCCAGCGCGCGATGGCCAGCCCGAGCCCGGTGCCGCCGTCGGTGCGCGCGCTGCCGCGCTGGAAGCGCTCGAAGACGCGCTCGCGGTCGGCGTCGGCGATGCCCGGGCCCTGGTCCTGCACGGTGATCCGCACGACCTGGCCCACGGCCTGCGCCGAGACGAAGACCTTCCCGCCGGGCGGGGAGTGCCGCGAGGCGTTGTCCAGCAGGTTCGCCACCACCTGGTGCAGCCGGGCGGAGTCCACGACCACGTCCAGGTCGCGCGGCTCGACGTCGAGGACGTACTCCACGTCGCGGCCCGTCATCGACATCGCCCGCACGGCCTGCCCCAGGAACGGCTCCAGCGCCAGCAGCTCGCGGTCCAGCTCCACGGCCCCGGCGTCCAGCCGCGACAGGTCCAGCAGCTGCTCCACCAGCCGGCCCAGCCGCTCGGTCTGGGCCAGGGCCGTGTTCAGCGTCTCCTGGTCCGGTTCGGTCACCCCGTCGACCAGGTTCTCCATCACGGCGTGCAGCGCCGAGACCGGCGTGCGCAGCTCGTGGCTGACGTTCGCGACCAGCTCGCGCCGCTCCCGGTCCACGGCCTCGAGGTCCTCGGCCATCCGGTTGAACGCGTCGGCGAGCTCACCGACCTCGTCGCTGGACGTCGAGCGCACCCGCCGGGAGTAGTCGCCCGTGGCCATCGCGCGCGCCGCGGCCGTCATCTCCCGCAGCGGCGACGTCATGCCCCGCGCCAGCAGCTGGGTGAACACCAGGGTGACCACGATCGAGGCCGGCAGCGTGTAGCGCGGACCGATGTGGATCTCGGCCAGCCGCAGCCCCGCCCACACCAGCAGCGAGGCCATCGTCACCGAGGCGGCCACGAGCAGCGCGAGCTTGGTCTTGATCGAGTGCACCGGGTCCAGCGGGCGCACGTCCGGCCACGGCCGGCGCGTGGCCGTCCTGGCCGCCGTCCGGGTCGCGGTCCCGGTCGCCCGCAGCCGGGCGTCGTGCGCCGCCCCGCTGATCGGGATGGGGCCCGTCAGGCCCGAGCCGGCGGGTTCGGACGGGTGGCCGGAGCTCACGGGGCCTCCTGGCCGCCGGTCGGCTCGAACGCGTACCCCACCCCGTGCACGGTGCGGACCAGGTCCGGGCCCAGCTTGCGCCGCAGGGCCTTCACGTGGCTGTCGACCGTCCGGGTGCCGGAGGCGTCCACCCAGTCCCAGACCTCCTCGAGCAGCTTCTCGCGGGTCAGGACCGTGCGCGGGGACTGCGCCAGGCACACCAGCAGGTCGAACTCCGTGGGCGTCAGGTGCTTCTCGTCCCCGGCCCGGCGGACCCGGCGCTGGGCGCGGTCGATCTCCAGCTCACCGCCCTCGACGGCGAAGACCATGGCCTCCGACGCCGACGCGGGCGAGCCCACCAGCGCCCGCGCGCGCTCGACGCGGCGCACGAGGCCGTTGACCCGCGCCACCAGCTCGCGCATCGAGAACGGCTTGGTCATGTAGTCGTCCGCGCCCACGCCCAGGCCCACGAGCTTGTCCGTCTCGTCGTCGCGCGCGGTGAGCATGAGCACCGGCACCGGGCGCGAGGCCTGCACCCGCCGGCACACCTCCAGGCCGTCGAACCCCGGGAGCATGACGTCGAGCACCACGACGTCGGGGGAGACCCGCTCGCACAGCTCCACCCCGCTGGGGCCGTCGCCGGCGGTCTCGACCGTGTAGCCCTCGGCCCGCAGCCGGCGGGCGACGGCGTCGGCGATCGTGGGTTCGTCCTCGACGACCACGGCCGTGCGCGGCGGCTGACCGTTCTGCTGCGCGCCACCCTGGGGCGCCGACGTGGCTCCGATGCTCATGGCGACCAGCGTAGGCCGGTCCCGGCCCCGTGAACCCGGACGCGAGCTGGACGGCGGCTGCGTGCACGAGCCCTGCACACGCTCTCCGCGAGGACCGTGCGCGGGCCGCGGCTCAGGGCAGCGCGCGGTGCGCCGATGGACCCCGGTGCCGCTCGTCCGACGGCGCTCGCGCGACGCACACCGGGAGACGACGTGCCGCGGTTCCTCCTCGACCTGCGGGTCAGCACCAAGATCGCCGCCAGCTTCGCCGTCCTGTGCGTGCTGCTGCTCACCGCCGCGGGCGTCGGCCTCGTCCAGCTCGCCGGGGCGCAGGAGCGCCTGCAGACGGTGAGCACCGAGTACGTCACCGGTCAGCAGACGCTCGGGCAGGTGCGCACGCAGTACCAGCGCGCCACCAAGGACCTGTTCGCCACCGCGCTCGCCCCGTCGCCGAAGGCGCAGGCCACCTTCGGGGAGACCCTCGCGGACGTCCGCTCGACGTGGAAGGAGTTCCGCGACCGGGCCACCGTCGTGCCGACCGCCCAGCTCGACGCCGTCGACGCGGCCCTGGACGAGTACACGGCCGGGACCTCCGTCCTCATGGACCTGGCCGTCAGCGGCCAGGCCCAGAAGATGATGGACACCCGCAACGACGAGAGCGTCCCCGTCTCGGCCGGCGGCATCGGGCAGTCGACGACGAACGACGAGCTGCAGCGCGTCCAGGACACCTTCACCGCCGCGGCCGCCCGCGACGCCGCCGAGGGCGCCGCCGCCTACCGCAGCGCCCGCCTCCTCGTCGGGGCCGTGGCCGCGGGCGCCCTGGTGCTCGCCGTCGGCATGGGCCTGGTCATCACCCGGTCCATCTCCCGGCCGCTGGACCGCACCCGCCGCGTCGCCGAGGCGCTGGCCGCGGGCCGCCTGGACGAGCGCGTCGAGGTCGTCGGCCGCGACGAGG of the Kineococcus rhizosphaerae genome contains:
- a CDS encoding sensor histidine kinase, translated to MRPLDPVHSIKTKLALLVAASVTMASLLVWAGLRLAEIHIGPRYTLPASIVVTLVFTQLLARGMTSPLREMTAAARAMATGDYSRRVRSTSSDEVGELADAFNRMAEDLEAVDRERRELVANVSHELRTPVSALHAVMENLVDGVTEPDQETLNTALAQTERLGRLVEQLLDLSRLDAGAVELDRELLALEPFLGQAVRAMSMTGRDVEYVLDVEPRDLDVVVDSARLHQVVANLLDNASRHSPPGGKVFVSAQAVGQVVRITVQDQGPGIADADRERVFERFQRGSARTDGGTGLGLAIARWAVQLHGGTIRVAPTPEEGGCRIDVHLPRVTGEAPTVTNAVTDAAAHAQGRG
- a CDS encoding response regulator transcription factor; amino-acid sequence: MSIGATSAPQGGAQQNGQPPRTAVVVEDEPTIADAVARRLRAEGYTVETAGDGPSGVELCERVSPDVVVLDVMLPGFDGLEVCRRVQASRPVPVLMLTARDDETDKLVGLGVGADDYMTKPFSMRELVARVNGLVRRVERARALVGSPASASEAMVFAVEGGELEIDRAQRRVRRAGDEKHLTPTEFDLLVCLAQSPRTVLTREKLLEEVWDWVDASGTRTVDSHVKALRRKLGPDLVRTVHGVGYAFEPTGGQEAP